The proteins below come from a single Carassius carassius chromosome 11, fCarCar2.1, whole genome shotgun sequence genomic window:
- the LOC132152904 gene encoding ADP-ribosylation factor-like protein 4C, whose translation MGNSFSNISAFQSLHIVMLGLDSAGKTTVLYRLKFNEFVNTVPTIGFNTEKIKLSNGTAKGLSCHFWDVGGQEKLRPLWKSYSRCTDGIIYVVDSVDVDRLEEAKTELHKVTKFAENQGTPLLVIANKQDLPRSLSVADIEKQLALQELTPATTYHIQPACAIIGDGLHEGMDKLYEMIVKRRKSLKQKKKR comes from the coding sequence ATGGGGAACAGTTTCTCCAACATATCTGCGTTTCAGTCCCTCCATATAGTGATGCTTGGCTTGGACTCTGCAGGGAAAACAACCGTCCTTTATAGGCTGAAATTCAACGAGTTTGTCAACACTGTGCCTACAATAGGATTCAACACGGAAAAAATCAAATTGAGTAACGGCACGGCCAAAGGATTAAGCTGTCATTTCTGGGACGTTGGTGGGCAGGAGAAACTCCGGCCCTTGTGGAAATCTTACAGTAGGTGCACGGATGGCATTATTTATGTGGTGGACTCTGTAGACGTGGATCGACTGGAGGAGGCCAAGACGGAGCTGCATAAAGTGACCAAATTCGCTGAAAACCAAGGAACGCCGCTCTTAGTAATAGCTAATAAACAGGACCTGCCGAGATCTCTGTCTGTGGCGGATATAGAGAAGCAGCTGGCGCTCCAGGAGCTCACGCCTGCCACCACCTACCACATCCAACCGGCCTGTGCCATCATAGGCGATGGGCTTCATGAAGGCATGGACAAACTGTACGAAATGATAGTCAAACGACGAAAAAGCCTCAAACAGAAGAAAAAGCGATAA